From the genome of Primulina eburnea isolate SZY01 chromosome 12, ASM2296580v1, whole genome shotgun sequence, one region includes:
- the LOC140807465 gene encoding anthranilate synthase alpha subunit 1, chloroplastic-like gives MQASAFSLRPSTGCRRVYSSLMIGTSGRRSSSCGVSGLQALQCCAMQSSTSIGMDRQRFLEASEKGNLIPLYKCILSDHLTPVLAYRCLVKEDDRETPSFIFESVDPGFRASSVGRYSVVGAQPVMEVVAKENKVTILDHDAGRVIEKIVEDPMVIPRNISECWRPQLIHDLPAAFCGGWVGFFSYDTVRYVEKKKLPFSHAPPDDRNLPDMHLGLYDDVIVFDHVEKKAYVIHWVRLDQYSSAKGAYDDGIKRLDMLVSRIKDTDIPRLTSGCVEYCTHDLGVSLDRRNMSNEDYMKAVLQAKEHILAGDIFQIVLSQRFERRTFADPFEVYRALRVVNPSPYMTYLQARGCILVASSPEILARVTKGKIVNRPLAGTARRGKTVNQDEILETKLLTDEKQRAEHIMLVDLGRNDVGKVSKPGSVKVEKLMTIERYSHVMHISSTVTGELLHDLTGWDALRAALPVGTVSGAPKVKAMELIDQLETTRRGPYSGGFGGISFIGDMDIALTLRTIVFPTGLRYDTMYSYVDGKKRQDWIAHLQAGAGIVADSLPDDEQMECENKAAGLARAIDLAESAFVHKGKAQPAKMNGSSPIQSSKDVLLQHNGFWGA, from the exons ATGCAAGCTTCTGCGTTTTCACTCCGTCCGTCGACGGGATGCCGGAGAGTTTATTCGTCGCTGATGATAGGAACCTCCGGTAGACGCTCGAGTTCATGTGGTGTGTCGGGGCTTCAAGCACTGCAATGCTGTGCTATGCAATCTTCGACGTCTATAG GTATGGATCGGCAGAGATTTCTTGAAGCATCTGAAAAAGGGAACTTGATTCCTTTGTACAAGTGTATATTATCCGATCACTTGACTCCGGTTCTTGCTTACCGATGCTTGGTTAAGGAAGATGATCGGGAAACTCCAAGCTTTATTTTTGAATCCGTAGATCCTGGTTTTCGTGCATCAAGTGTG GGCCGATACAGTGTCGTCGGGGCACAGCCAGTAATGGAAGTTGTAGCCAAAGAAAATAAGGTAACCATTTTGGATCATGATGCTGGAAGAGTAATTGAGAAAATTGTGGAGGATCCTATGGTGATTCCAAGAAACATTTCAGAGTGCTGGAGACCACAGCTGATTCATGACCTTCCAGCTGCATTTTGCG GTGGCTGGGTAGGTTTTTTCTCATATGACACAGTTCGTTACGTGGAGAAGAAGAAGCTGCCATTCTCTCATGCACCACCAGATGATAGAAACTTACCGGACATGCATCTTGGATTGTATGATGATGTAATTGTTTTTGATCATGTAGAAAAG AAAGCATATGTGATTCATTGGGTGAGGCTAGATCAATACTCTTCTGCTAAAGGGGCTTATGACGATGGAATCAAACGTTTGGACATGTTGGTTTCCAGAATAAAAGACACCGATAT TCCGAGGCTAACTTCAGGCTGTGTTGAATACTGCACTCATGATCTTGGAGTATCCTTAGACAGGAGAAACATGTCAAATGAGGATTACATGAAGGCCGTGTTACAGGCGAAAGAACATATTTTGGCAGGTGATATTTTCCAGATTGTCTTGAGTCAACGTTTTGAAAGAAGAACATTTGCTGACCCATTTGAAGTGTACAGAGCTCTAAGAGTAGTGAATCCAAGTCCATACATGACTTACTTGCAG GCTAGAGGTTGCATTTTAGTTGCTTCAAGTCCTGAAATCCTTGCCCGTGTAACGAAG GGAAAGATTGTCAACAGACCCCTAGCAGGGACAGCTAGGAGAGGGAAGACAGTTAACCAGGATGAGATATTGGAGACGAAGCTGCTCACAGATGAGAAGCAACGTGCAGAACATATTATGTTGGTTGATTTGGGCAGAAACGATGTTGGAAAG GTCTCAAAACCTGGTTCTGTCAAAGTGGAAAAGCTTATGACTATCGAGCGGTATTCCCACGTGATGCACATTAGTTCTACG GTGACTGGGGAGTTGCTTCATGATCTAACAGGATGGGATGCATTGCGTGCGGCGTTGCCTGTCGGAACAGTTAGTGGAGCCCCAAAG GTAAAGGCTATGGAGTTGATAGATCAACTAGAAACAACAAGACGCGGACCATACAGTGGCGGTTTCGGAGGGATTTCATTTATAGGTGATATGGACATCGCATTGACTCTGAGAACGATCGTGTTTCCAACTGGTTTACGCTACGACACAATGTATTCCTACGTGGATGGCAAAAAACGTCAAGACTGGATCGCTCATCTCCAAGCAGGAGCCGGAATCGTGGCCGACAGTCTTCCTGATGATGAGCAAATGGAGTGCGAAAACAAAGCCGCTGGTCTTGCTCGAGCCATCGATTTAGCCGAGTCCGCGTTTGTACACAAAGGCAAGGCACAACCAGCCAAAATGAATGGTTCTTCGCCAATTCAATCTTCCAAAGATGTGTTGTTGCAACATAATGGATTCTGGGGTGCTTGA
- the LOC140807969 gene encoding probable zinc metalloprotease EGY2, chloroplastic isoform X2 — translation MMRMTTNLLSQTLLETQSMVNNNELETIDTQDKAEDADAVQFASGSPLPGLKQEFDESLRIPKETIDILKDQVFGFDTFFVTSQEPYEGGVLFKGNMRGVAAKSYEKIKKRMEDKFGDLFKLFLLINPEDDKPVAVVVPRRTLQPDTTAVPEWFAAGAFGLVTVFTLILRNVPALQENLVSAFDNLDLLVNGLPGALVTALVLGVHEISHFLIAKEIGIKLGVPYFVPSWQIGSFGSITRILNIVPKREDLLKFSVAGPLAGFSLGIVLLLSGFLLPPPDDQLGLVVDASVFHESLLVGALAKLFLGDVLKEGTPVSINPLVLWAWAGLLINAINSIPAGELDGGRISFAIWGRKVSSRFTTASLVLLGLGSLSNDVAFYWLVLIFFLQRGPIAPLSEEITDPDQLYVSVGIVVLLLGVLVCLPYPFPFFSDVVNSV, via the exons ATGATGAG GATGACAACCAATCTGCTGAGTCAGACACTGCTTGAGACACAAAGCATGGTAAACAATAACGAATTGGAAACGATTGATACTCAAGACAAAGCTGAG GATGCTGATGCTGTTCAATTTGCAAGTGGATCGCCTCTGCCAGGGCTGAAG CAGGAATTCGACGAATCATTGAGAATTCCAAAGGAAACTATTGATATTTTGAAGGATCAAGTATTTGGCTTTGATACATTCTTTGTGACCAGCCAAGAACCATATGAA gGTGGGGTATTATTCAAAGGAAACATGCGAGGGGTAGCGGCAAAAAGTTATGAGAAAATAAAAAAGAGAATGGAG GACAAATTTGGAGATCTATTTAAATTATTCCTTCTAATTAATCCTGAGGATGATAAACCCGTAGCAGTTGTGGTGCCAAGGAGGACCTTGCAACCAGATACTACCG CTGTTCCTGAATGGTTTGCTGCTGGTGCTTTCGGATTGGTCACTGTATTCACCCTAATTCTACGCAATGTACCTGCATTACAAGAAAATCTAGT ATCAGCTTTTGACAATTTGGACTTGCTGGTAAATGGCCTTCCTGGAGCTCTTGTTACTGCACTTGTTCTGGGTGTGCATGAAATCAGCCATTTTCTAATTGCGAAAGAGATCGGTATTAAGCTGGGTGTGCCATATTTTGTTCCTAGTTGGCAG ATAGGATCTTTTGGTTCTATAACAAGGATTCTAAATATAGTACCAAAGCGTGAGGACCTCTTGAAATTTTCTGTTGCTGGTCCTTTGGCGGGGTTTTCCTTGGGCATTGTTCTTTTGCTTTCGGGATTTCTCTTGCCGCCACCTGATGATCAACTAGGTCTTGTTGTTGACGCTTCAGTATTCCACGAATCCCTTCTAGTTGGGGCATTAG CTAAGCTATTTCTTGGAGACGTCCTCAAGGAAGGCACCCCGGTGTCAATAAATCCACTCGTATTATGGGCATGGGCCGGACTTCTGATTAATGCCATCAACAGCATCCCTGCTGGAGAACTTGATGGTGGTCGTATTTCTTTCGCCATATGGGGAAGAAAG GTTTCATCTCGATTTACTACTGCCTCCCTTGTACTTCTTGGACTGGGATCGCTGTCGAATGATGTCGCATTCTATTGGTTagttctaatatttttcttgcAACGAGGGCCTATCGCACCATTGTCCGAAGAAATCACTGATCCTGATCAATTGTATGTATCTGTTGGGATTGTAGTGTTGCTgttaggagtattggtatgctTGCCATATCCATTCCCTTTCTTCAGTGATGTTGTTAACAGTGTTTAG
- the LOC140807969 gene encoding probable zinc metalloprotease EGY2, chloroplastic isoform X1 encodes MMRMTTNLLSQTLLETQSMVNNNELETIDTQDKAEDADAVQFASGSPLPGLKQQEFDESLRIPKETIDILKDQVFGFDTFFVTSQEPYEGGVLFKGNMRGVAAKSYEKIKKRMEDKFGDLFKLFLLINPEDDKPVAVVVPRRTLQPDTTAVPEWFAAGAFGLVTVFTLILRNVPALQENLVSAFDNLDLLVNGLPGALVTALVLGVHEISHFLIAKEIGIKLGVPYFVPSWQIGSFGSITRILNIVPKREDLLKFSVAGPLAGFSLGIVLLLSGFLLPPPDDQLGLVVDASVFHESLLVGALAKLFLGDVLKEGTPVSINPLVLWAWAGLLINAINSIPAGELDGGRISFAIWGRKVSSRFTTASLVLLGLGSLSNDVAFYWLVLIFFLQRGPIAPLSEEITDPDQLYVSVGIVVLLLGVLVCLPYPFPFFSDVVNSV; translated from the exons ATGATGAG GATGACAACCAATCTGCTGAGTCAGACACTGCTTGAGACACAAAGCATGGTAAACAATAACGAATTGGAAACGATTGATACTCAAGACAAAGCTGAG GATGCTGATGCTGTTCAATTTGCAAGTGGATCGCCTCTGCCAGGGCTGAAG CAGCAGGAATTCGACGAATCATTGAGAATTCCAAAGGAAACTATTGATATTTTGAAGGATCAAGTATTTGGCTTTGATACATTCTTTGTGACCAGCCAAGAACCATATGAA gGTGGGGTATTATTCAAAGGAAACATGCGAGGGGTAGCGGCAAAAAGTTATGAGAAAATAAAAAAGAGAATGGAG GACAAATTTGGAGATCTATTTAAATTATTCCTTCTAATTAATCCTGAGGATGATAAACCCGTAGCAGTTGTGGTGCCAAGGAGGACCTTGCAACCAGATACTACCG CTGTTCCTGAATGGTTTGCTGCTGGTGCTTTCGGATTGGTCACTGTATTCACCCTAATTCTACGCAATGTACCTGCATTACAAGAAAATCTAGT ATCAGCTTTTGACAATTTGGACTTGCTGGTAAATGGCCTTCCTGGAGCTCTTGTTACTGCACTTGTTCTGGGTGTGCATGAAATCAGCCATTTTCTAATTGCGAAAGAGATCGGTATTAAGCTGGGTGTGCCATATTTTGTTCCTAGTTGGCAG ATAGGATCTTTTGGTTCTATAACAAGGATTCTAAATATAGTACCAAAGCGTGAGGACCTCTTGAAATTTTCTGTTGCTGGTCCTTTGGCGGGGTTTTCCTTGGGCATTGTTCTTTTGCTTTCGGGATTTCTCTTGCCGCCACCTGATGATCAACTAGGTCTTGTTGTTGACGCTTCAGTATTCCACGAATCCCTTCTAGTTGGGGCATTAG CTAAGCTATTTCTTGGAGACGTCCTCAAGGAAGGCACCCCGGTGTCAATAAATCCACTCGTATTATGGGCATGGGCCGGACTTCTGATTAATGCCATCAACAGCATCCCTGCTGGAGAACTTGATGGTGGTCGTATTTCTTTCGCCATATGGGGAAGAAAG GTTTCATCTCGATTTACTACTGCCTCCCTTGTACTTCTTGGACTGGGATCGCTGTCGAATGATGTCGCATTCTATTGGTTagttctaatatttttcttgcAACGAGGGCCTATCGCACCATTGTCCGAAGAAATCACTGATCCTGATCAATTGTATGTATCTGTTGGGATTGTAGTGTTGCTgttaggagtattggtatgctTGCCATATCCATTCCCTTTCTTCAGTGATGTTGTTAACAGTGTTTAG
- the LOC140807492 gene encoding large ribosomal subunit protein uL10, with amino-acid sequence MAPKVSKAEKKISYDQKLCKLLDEYSQVLIAAADNVGSNQLQNIRKGLRGDSVVLMGKNTMMKRSIRIHAEKTGNNAILNLIPLLVGNVGLIFTKGDLKEVSEEVAKYKVGAPARVGLVAPIDVVVPPGNTGLDPSQTSFFQVLNIPTKINKGTVEIITPVELIKKGDKVGSSEAALLAKLGIRPFSYGLIVSTVYDNGSVFSPEVLDLTEDDLIEKFAIGVSMVTSLSLAISYPTLAAAPHMFINAYKNLLAIALETDYSFPQADKIKEYLADPSKFAVAATPVAASAGGAAPAPAAAAKEEEKKEEPAEESDDDMGFSLFD; translated from the exons ATGGCGCCCAAGGTTTCCAAGGCCGAGAAGAAGATCTCGTACGACCAGAAACTCTGCAAACTCCTTGACGAGTACTCGCAGGTGTTGATTGCGGCGGCGGATAATGTGGGGTCGAATCAGTTACAGAACATCAGGAAGGGTTTGAGGGGCGATTCTGTGGTGCTCATGGGTAAGAATACTATGATGAAGAGGAGCATAAGGATTCATGCTGAGAAGACTGGAAACAACGCCATTCTGAACCTTATCCCGCTCCTTGTC GGAAATGTTGGACTCATCTTCACCAAGGGTGACCTGAAGGAAGTCAGTGAGGAAGTTGCCAAGTACAAG GTTGGAGCTCCTGCTCGTGTTGGTTTGGTGGCTCCAATTGATGTCGTTGTCCCACCTGGGAACACTGGTCTGGATCCATCACAAACATCCTTCTTCCAG GTTCTCAACATTCCAACTAAGATTAACAAGGGTACTGTGGAAATTATCACCCCTGTGGAACTTATCAAGAAAGGTGACAAAGTCGGTTCCTCTGAAGCTGCATTGCTTGCAAAACTTGGAATTAGGCCATTCTCATATGGTCTAATTGTCTCGACTGTCTATGATAATGGATCGGTCTTCAGCCCTGAGGTGCTTGATTTGACTGAAGATGATCTCATCGAGAAGTTTGCCATTGGTGTTTCCATGGTCACTTCCTTGTCGCTTGCCATCTCATACCCAACCCTTGCCGCAGCACCCCACATGTTCATCAATGCCTACAAGAATCTTTTGGCTATTGCGCTTGAAACTGATTACTCCTTCCCACAAGCAGATAAAATAAAGGAGTATCTTGCT GATCCAAGCAAGTTTGCTGTTGCAGCCACTCCAGTGGCAGCTTCGGCTGGTGGTGCAGCTCCAGCTCCAGCTGCAGCAGCCAAAGAAGAGGAGAAGAAAGAAGAGCCTGCCGAGGAGTCTGATGATGATATGGGTTTTAGTCTTTTCGATTAA